The following proteins are co-located in the Candidatus Electrothrix rattekaaiensis genome:
- the rplE gene encoding 50S ribosomal protein L5: MGTMKELYESECKPQLQEKFGYSNKHEIPRVEKIVLNMGLGEAVQNPKIVEKAAHELTLIAGQKAVVTRARKSIATFKLREGMPIGARVTLRHEKMYDFLSKLINIALPRVRDFRGISPKGFDGNGNYSMGITEHIIFPEVDYDKIDKIRGLNISFVTNAKTDEEGHALLKTLGMPFKEHKKSTDQ, encoded by the coding sequence ATGGGGACAATGAAAGAACTGTATGAGAGTGAGTGTAAACCACAGCTCCAGGAAAAGTTCGGCTATTCAAATAAACATGAAATACCTAGGGTTGAAAAGATAGTTCTCAACATGGGGTTGGGTGAAGCTGTACAGAATCCAAAAATTGTTGAAAAAGCTGCTCATGAGCTGACATTGATCGCCGGGCAGAAGGCGGTTGTCACGAGAGCCAGAAAATCTATCGCTACCTTCAAATTACGTGAAGGTATGCCGATCGGAGCTCGTGTAACCCTGCGTCATGAAAAAATGTACGATTTTCTGTCTAAGCTTATAAATATTGCTCTTCCCCGGGTACGAGATTTTCGTGGAATATCTCCCAAGGGTTTTGACGGCAATGGTAATTATTCTATGGGAATAACAGAGCACATTATTTTTCCTGAGGTTGATTACGATAAGATTGACAAAATCAGAGGCTTGAACATTTCTTTTGTTACCAATGCCAAGACTGATGAAGAGGGACATGCCTTGCTGAAGACGCTTGGTATGCCGTTTAAAGAACATAAAAAAAGCACTGACCAATAA
- a CDS encoding type Z 30S ribosomal protein S14 yields the protein MAKKSLIAKAGRKPKFKVRSYNRCPMCGRPRAYLRKFGCCRLCFRKLASEGKITGVTKSSW from the coding sequence ATGGCAAAAAAATCACTGATTGCCAAAGCGGGCCGTAAACCGAAATTTAAGGTGCGCTCATATAATCGATGTCCAATGTGCGGGCGCCCAAGGGCTTACCTGAGAAAATTCGGGTGTTGCAGGCTTTGTTTTCGTAAACTTGCGTCTGAAGGAAAGATTACCGGTGTGACAAAGTCAAGTTGGTAA
- the rplX gene encoding 50S ribosomal protein L24 — MQITTRGRKMRQGQTSLLINDQVEVITGKDKGRVGKILRLDRAAQRAFVERINMIKKHQKPVDAQQPGEIIEREASIHISNLMLVCPECAKTVRIGKKILEDGVKVRMCKSCGATLEKSKK; from the coding sequence ATGCAGATTACGACACGAGGTAGGAAGATGCGGCAGGGACAGACAAGTTTACTTATAAATGACCAGGTAGAGGTAATTACCGGTAAAGATAAAGGGCGGGTTGGTAAGATACTGAGACTAGATAGAGCAGCTCAACGAGCGTTTGTTGAACGCATCAATATGATCAAGAAGCATCAAAAGCCCGTTGATGCGCAGCAACCCGGCGAGATCATTGAGCGTGAAGCTTCAATTCATATTTCAAACCTTATGCTTGTCTGCCCTGAATGCGCAAAAACAGTGCGAATCGGTAAGAAGATACTTGAGGACGGAGTTAAGGTGCGGATGTGCAAAAGCTGTGGTGCTACCCTGGAAAAATCCAAGAAGTAA
- the rplN gene encoding 50S ribosomal protein L14 has product MIQTETLLNVADNSGAKKVLCIRVLGGSKRRYASIGDVIVVTVKEAIPHAKVKKGDVLDAVVVRTSKAISRPEDTTVRFDDNAAVLLSGNGEPIGTRIFGPVARELRSLGFMKIISLAPEVL; this is encoded by the coding sequence ATGATTCAGACAGAAACACTGCTGAATGTCGCAGACAACTCCGGAGCCAAGAAGGTTCTCTGTATCAGAGTTCTTGGAGGGAGTAAGCGTCGCTATGCGAGTATCGGCGATGTCATAGTAGTAACAGTAAAGGAAGCCATACCGCATGCCAAGGTCAAGAAGGGTGATGTGCTTGATGCTGTAGTAGTGCGGACATCCAAGGCGATCAGTCGTCCTGAGGATACCACTGTTCGTTTTGATGATAATGCGGCAGTTCTGCTTTCAGGAAACGGTGAACCGATAGGGACACGTATTTTCGGCCCGGTTGCCCGTGAATTGCGGTCACTTGGATTTATGAAGATTATATCTCTTGCACCGGAAGTACTGTAG